From the genome of Haloplanus vescus:
AGCTTCTCCAGCACGAGCGACCTCGTTCGCTTCCTCCTCCGCAGCATCGTCATCCAGCATCAGCGCCGCGGCGAGCTGACCGAATCGGAGTTCGAGGAGATTGCCGAGCAGTTGGCCGACCTCGGCTACCTCGACTGAGACGACTGTTTTCCGGTGGGTCGCCGACCCACCGACTCACGATACT
Proteins encoded in this window:
- a CDS encoding ribbon-helix-helix domain-containing protein, which gives rise to MTEYTTVSIPKDLGDRIEETIEGTSFSSTSDLVRFLLRSIVIQHQRRGELTESEFEEIAEQLADLGYLD